In the Streptomyces formicae genome, one interval contains:
- a CDS encoding amino acid permease, with the protein MTSVRTSRQQPSPVDDDGEDARILQSLGYTQQLHRRMGAFGNFSASLSVISIMSGTLLLFGYGLNSGGPAVITWGWLAVGPLVLCLAAALAEITSRYPTSGGLYYMARQLGGERWSWYTGWLNLLGLLGGIAAQDFGIATFTAAWLNLQFDYTASSGSLLAIYAVVLALHAVLNLFGTRLMNILTSLSAWWHLAGAVVIIGSLALVPSHHQSAGFVFSEFTNNTGWGAPVYVILLGMLLPVFALAGYDTSAHLSEETNHASVAAARGVFRSVAVSWIAGGILLTTLLFAIQDYATTLSGPTGVPVAQIMLDALGMAAAKALLLVIIVAQFLCGYTVTASASRMIYAFARDGALPGSGLWKKVSRRTAIPANAVWLAVAVAFVLALPSLYSSTAFAAVTAISVVGFTSAYAIPVLLRLIHSDRFSPGPWHLGRWSKPIGWVAVVWAAAVTVLFLLPQSSPVTATTFNYTPVAVVVAFLIAALWRRFGRDSYHVPRSGSATEDKQFEGII; encoded by the coding sequence ATGACTTCGGTACGAACATCGCGCCAGCAGCCGAGCCCGGTCGACGACGACGGGGAGGACGCGCGCATCCTCCAGTCGCTGGGCTACACCCAGCAACTGCACCGCCGGATGGGGGCTTTCGGCAACTTCTCGGCCTCCCTGTCGGTCATCTCGATCATGTCGGGGACGCTGCTCCTGTTCGGCTACGGCCTGAACTCGGGCGGCCCCGCGGTGATCACGTGGGGTTGGCTCGCCGTCGGGCCGCTGGTGCTGTGCCTGGCCGCGGCCCTGGCGGAGATCACCTCGCGCTACCCGACCAGCGGCGGCCTGTACTACATGGCCCGCCAGCTCGGCGGCGAGCGCTGGAGCTGGTACACGGGCTGGCTCAACCTCCTGGGCCTGCTCGGCGGCATCGCCGCCCAGGACTTCGGCATCGCGACGTTCACCGCCGCGTGGCTGAACCTGCAGTTCGACTACACGGCGAGCTCGGGCTCCCTGCTGGCCATCTACGCGGTCGTCCTCGCGCTGCACGCGGTCCTGAACCTCTTCGGCACCCGGCTGATGAACATCCTCACGTCCCTCAGCGCGTGGTGGCACCTGGCGGGGGCCGTGGTCATCATCGGCTCCCTGGCGCTCGTGCCCTCCCACCACCAGTCGGCCGGGTTCGTGTTCTCCGAGTTCACCAACAACACCGGCTGGGGCGCCCCGGTGTACGTGATCCTGCTCGGCATGCTGCTGCCGGTCTTCGCCCTGGCCGGTTACGACACGTCGGCCCACCTGAGCGAGGAGACCAACCACGCCTCCGTCGCCGCGGCCCGCGGGGTCTTCCGCTCGGTGGCGGTGTCCTGGATCGCCGGTGGCATCCTGCTGACCACGCTGCTCTTCGCCATCCAGGACTACGCCACGACGCTGTCAGGACCGACCGGCGTACCCGTGGCGCAGATCATGCTCGACGCGCTCGGCATGGCGGCGGCCAAGGCGCTGCTCCTGGTGATCATCGTGGCCCAGTTCCTGTGCGGCTACACCGTGACCGCCAGCGCCAGCCGGATGATCTACGCCTTCGCCAGGGACGGCGCCCTGCCGGGATCCGGCCTCTGGAAGAAGGTCAGCCGCCGCACCGCCATCCCCGCCAACGCGGTCTGGCTCGCGGTCGCCGTGGCCTTCGTGCTCGCGCTGCCTTCCTTGTACTCCTCCACGGCGTTCGCGGCGGTGACCGCGATCTCGGTCGTGGGATTCACCTCGGCGTACGCCATCCCGGTGCTGCTGCGACTGATCCACAGCGACCGATTCAGCCCGGGGCCCTGGCACTTGGGCCGCTGGAGCAAGCCGATCGGCTGGGTGGCGGTGGTGTGGGCGGCCGCGGTCACGGTCCTGTTCCTGCTGCCGCAGAGCAGCCCGGTCACCGCCACGACCTTCAACTACACCCCCGTCGCCGTAGTGGTGGCCTTCCTCATCGCCGCCCTGTGGCGGCGCTTCGGACGCGATTCCTACCACGTGCCCCGCTCCGGTTCCGCCACCGAGGACAAGCAGTTCGAAGGCATCATCTGA
- a CDS encoding class I adenylate-forming enzyme family protein: MIINAAETSVPRTYVDHILEHWNKDEDAEALVQGTRRLTRGEARRRLFGLGHALRAQGLGPGDGVGLFLANRVDSVLVQLAVHLIGCRVVFLPPEPGPGELAALVEQSGARAVVTDPLFAARAADAAGRSVHAPALLGLGPCEPRCTDLLAVAAECPTTRPEGVPAPGKDEAVTVLYTGGTLGRPKLAAHTHRLYDVLVDLVEDEDEDEVEDEPQDTSKESRSGSGSRSGSGSTGFFPAMNPGTDRVLVSTLLTHGSGHLTSIQALVTGSALVVLPEFEAGAALTTLRDERITATMFVPPMLYALLDHPECEPGALPALRRIVVGGAATSPSRLQQAVEVFGPVLSQGYGQSEALGIAAFGADDLASEGARRPELWRSCGRAIADTEIEIRAEDGTEALPVRQVGEVCVRGETVMLGYYEDPERTAAALRDGWLRTGDLGYLDAEGYLYLVDRAKDIIVTGSTSDNVYSRVLEDFLLTLPGVRNAAALGVPDENYGEAVQIFLATAEGVDVDPDVVGAAVTAELGDLYTPRRTVLLDRLPTTKVGKVDKKALRAAWTSADPDVR, translated from the coding sequence ATGATCATTAACGCAGCGGAGACATCCGTTCCGCGTACGTACGTGGACCACATCCTGGAGCACTGGAACAAGGACGAGGACGCCGAGGCGCTCGTCCAGGGGACGCGCCGCCTGACCAGGGGAGAGGCCAGGCGGCGCCTGTTCGGCCTGGGGCACGCGCTGCGCGCGCAGGGACTCGGACCCGGCGACGGAGTGGGGCTGTTCCTGGCCAACCGCGTGGACTCCGTCCTGGTGCAGCTCGCGGTCCACCTCATCGGCTGCCGCGTCGTCTTCCTGCCGCCCGAGCCCGGCCCGGGCGAGCTCGCCGCGCTGGTCGAGCAGTCGGGCGCGCGTGCCGTGGTCACCGACCCGCTCTTCGCGGCCCGCGCCGCCGACGCGGCGGGCCGCAGCGTCCACGCGCCCGCGCTCCTCGGTCTCGGGCCCTGCGAGCCGCGGTGCACGGACCTGCTCGCCGTGGCCGCCGAGTGCCCGACGACGCGCCCCGAAGGCGTGCCCGCGCCGGGGAAGGACGAGGCCGTCACCGTCCTCTACACGGGCGGCACCCTGGGGCGCCCCAAGCTCGCCGCGCACACCCACCGGCTCTACGACGTGCTGGTGGACCTGGTCGAGGACGAGGACGAGGACGAGGTCGAGGACGAGCCTCAGGACACCTCGAAGGAATCCCGCTCCGGCTCCGGCTCCCGCTCCGGCTCCGGCTCCACGGGATTCTTCCCCGCCATGAACCCGGGCACGGACCGCGTGCTCGTCTCCACGCTGCTCACGCACGGCAGCGGCCACCTCACCTCGATCCAGGCCCTGGTGACGGGCTCCGCGCTCGTCGTGCTGCCCGAGTTCGAGGCGGGCGCGGCCCTCACGACGCTGCGCGACGAGCGGATCACCGCCACCATGTTCGTCCCGCCCATGCTGTACGCGCTCCTGGACCACCCGGAGTGCGAGCCGGGCGCGTTGCCCGCGCTGCGGCGCATCGTCGTGGGCGGCGCGGCCACGTCGCCGAGCAGGCTCCAGCAGGCGGTCGAGGTCTTCGGGCCCGTGCTCAGCCAGGGCTACGGCCAGTCGGAGGCGCTCGGCATCGCCGCGTTCGGCGCGGACGACCTCGCGTCCGAGGGCGCGAGGCGGCCCGAGCTCTGGCGCAGCTGCGGTCGCGCGATAGCCGACACCGAGATCGAGATCCGCGCCGAGGACGGCACGGAGGCGCTGCCCGTCCGGCAGGTCGGCGAGGTGTGCGTCCGGGGCGAGACGGTGATGCTCGGCTACTACGAGGACCCCGAGCGCACGGCGGCGGCGCTGCGGGACGGCTGGCTGCGCACCGGCGACCTGGGCTACCTCGACGCCGAGGGGTACCTCTATCTCGTCGACCGCGCCAAGGACATCATCGTCACCGGCAGCACCAGCGACAACGTCTACTCCCGGGTCCTGGAGGACTTCCTGCTCACGCTGCCCGGCGTGCGCAACGCGGCCGCGCTCGGCGTACCGGACGAGAACTACGGGGAGGCCGTGCAGATCTTCCTGGCCACGGCCGAGGGCGTCGACGTCGACCCGGACGTGGTCGGCGCCGCGGTCACCGCCGAGCTGGGCGACCTGTACACGCCGCGCAGGACGGTCCTCCTCGACCGCCTGCCGACGACCAAGGTCGGCAAGGTCGACAAGAAGGCGCTGCGCGCGGCGTGGACGAGCGCGGATCCTGACGTGCGGTAG
- a CDS encoding amidohydrolase, whose protein sequence is MTDQYADQYADQHTDQYADTILTGGRVKTSSGWAEALTVRGGIIEVVGGREAALRRCGPGTRVIDLDGATVLPGLHDVHVHPIYAGIRERRCKVPQGSTLADTLRIVAEHASRAAPGAWVLGGQWDTFALGAVPDRTMLDAVVPDRPVLLEDTSGHSSWANSAALRLAGIGPGTPDPPGGVFERDAAGNPSGIQRETAADLLALSAPKPADEEVEAALEWSLGEMLSYGITSFTEAAVGFTAGPRAELRAYTGLAARGAVKQRVRLCLVWSPVDPLCEEVIANRNRYASRRVAPDCVKIFLDGVPTDSHTAAMIEPYENTVAGRDDEARRHGLLAIAPAVLDRAVTRFDRMGITVKFHAAGDAAVRAALGAVEAAREANGPGPCMHNVGHCTFVAKADIARAARIGATFEVSPYLWQPSPICSDIAAAVGPAAIERVWPVREMLEGRTLVVPGSDWCVVPSVNPWSAIETLVTRQRPGGGAESFGPSQAITLDQAFDLFTVNSARQEGMAHRVGRIEPGMLADVVVVDRNPFEVPITQVHATGVKMTFVEGELVFDADADSGRGAAERPS, encoded by the coding sequence ATGACCGATCAGTACGCCGATCAGTACGCGGATCAGCACACGGATCAGTACGCGGACACGATCCTGACGGGCGGTCGCGTCAAGACGTCCTCCGGCTGGGCCGAGGCGCTCACCGTACGCGGCGGAATCATCGAAGTGGTCGGCGGCCGCGAGGCCGCGCTGCGGCGGTGCGGACCGGGCACACGGGTGATCGACCTGGACGGCGCCACCGTCCTTCCCGGCCTGCACGACGTGCACGTACACCCGATCTACGCCGGAATCCGCGAACGCCGCTGCAAGGTCCCGCAGGGATCGACGCTGGCCGACACCCTCCGCATCGTGGCCGAGCACGCGTCGCGGGCCGCTCCCGGCGCGTGGGTCCTCGGCGGGCAGTGGGACACCTTCGCCCTGGGCGCCGTCCCTGACCGCACCATGCTCGACGCCGTCGTACCCGACCGTCCGGTCCTCCTGGAGGACACCAGCGGGCACAGTTCCTGGGCGAACAGCGCCGCGCTCAGGCTCGCGGGCATCGGCCCCGGCACTCCCGATCCGCCCGGTGGCGTCTTCGAGCGGGACGCGGCGGGGAATCCGAGCGGCATCCAGCGCGAGACCGCCGCCGACCTCCTCGCGCTCTCGGCACCCAAACCGGCCGACGAGGAGGTGGAGGCCGCTCTGGAGTGGTCCCTCGGCGAGATGCTCTCCTACGGGATCACCTCGTTCACCGAGGCCGCGGTCGGGTTCACCGCCGGGCCGCGCGCCGAACTCCGCGCCTACACCGGCCTCGCCGCGCGCGGAGCGGTCAAGCAGCGCGTACGGCTCTGTCTCGTGTGGTCCCCCGTGGACCCCCTGTGCGAAGAGGTGATCGCGAACCGGAACCGGTACGCGAGCCGCCGCGTCGCGCCCGACTGCGTGAAGATCTTCCTCGACGGGGTGCCGACCGACAGCCACACGGCGGCGATGATCGAACCGTACGAGAACACGGTGGCGGGGCGGGACGACGAGGCCAGGCGGCACGGGCTGCTCGCGATCGCGCCCGCGGTCCTCGACCGGGCGGTGACGCGCTTCGACCGGATGGGCATCACCGTCAAGTTCCACGCGGCCGGGGACGCGGCGGTCAGGGCGGCGCTCGGCGCCGTCGAGGCCGCCCGCGAGGCCAACGGGCCCGGCCCGTGCATGCACAACGTAGGACACTGCACCTTCGTGGCGAAGGCCGACATCGCGCGCGCGGCGCGGATCGGCGCGACGTTCGAGGTCTCGCCCTACCTGTGGCAGCCCTCCCCCATCTGCTCCGACATCGCGGCCGCCGTCGGCCCCGCCGCGATCGAACGCGTCTGGCCGGTACGCGAGATGCTCGAAGGCCGCACGCTGGTCGTGCCGGGATCCGACTGGTGCGTCGTGCCGTCGGTGAACCCGTGGTCGGCCATCGAGACCCTCGTCACCCGGCAGCGCCCCGGCGGCGGTGCGGAGTCCTTCGGCCCGTCCCAGGCCATCACGCTGGACCAGGCCTTCGACCTGTTCACGGTCAACTCCGCACGCCAGGAGGGGATGGCGCACCGCGTCGGGCGCATCGAACCCGGCATGCTCGCCGACGTCGTCGTCGTCGACCGGAACCCCTTCGAGGTGCCGATCACTCAGGTGCACGCCACCGGGGTGAAGATGACGTTCGTGGAAGGCGAGCTGGTCTTCGACGCCGACGCCGACTCGGGAAGAGGGGCGGCCGAGCGCCCCTCCTAG
- a CDS encoding GNAT family N-acetyltransferase, with amino-acid sequence MTGLTESVESVQQLTVAWRALVLDREADADVRDLPGISVRWADCRFSFFNCLTLTEPEAGADLLARRLSQAADIMRAKKHPGYLWLFEGLLDDEARTTLAAAAEQAGLEHAFPGTGMAGDLLPVPDPVHPDLTFVRVRTDEHLRAYADLQSRAYGFPLEEGRDGLVGSAHWKSGMYAYLAMRGDVPVACAATVEADGRLFVAFVATDPEWQRRGYGEAVTRKALHEGARATGLTRATLHATVAGAPVYPRIGFVPNSPIHFYQLKE; translated from the coding sequence GTGACCGGCCTCACGGAGTCCGTCGAATCTGTCCAGCAGCTCACGGTGGCCTGGCGCGCCCTGGTGCTCGACCGCGAGGCGGACGCGGACGTGCGCGACCTGCCCGGCATCTCCGTCCGCTGGGCGGACTGTCGATTCTCGTTCTTCAACTGCCTCACTCTGACCGAACCGGAAGCAGGAGCCGATCTCCTCGCGCGACGCCTGAGCCAGGCGGCGGACATCATGCGCGCGAAGAAGCACCCGGGCTACCTGTGGCTCTTCGAGGGCCTCCTCGACGACGAGGCCCGCACCACGCTGGCCGCGGCGGCCGAGCAGGCGGGCCTGGAGCACGCCTTCCCCGGCACGGGCATGGCCGGAGACCTGCTGCCCGTCCCCGATCCGGTCCACCCCGACCTCACGTTCGTACGCGTGCGCACCGACGAGCACCTGCGGGCCTACGCGGACCTCCAATCACGTGCCTACGGCTTCCCCTTGGAGGAGGGCCGCGACGGCCTGGTCGGATCCGCGCACTGGAAGAGCGGGATGTACGCCTACCTGGCGATGCGCGGCGACGTCCCGGTGGCGTGCGCCGCGACGGTGGAAGCGGACGGCCGCCTCTTCGTCGCCTTCGTCGCCACCGACCCGGAGTGGCAGCGCAGGGGCTACGGCGAGGCGGTCACGCGCAAGGCCCTGCACGAGGGCGCCCGAGCCACCGGCCTGACCCGCGCCACCCTGCACGCGACGGTCGCCGGTGCGCCCGTGTACCCGCGCATCGGCTTCGTGCCGAACTCGCCCATCCACTTCTACCAGTTGAAGGAGTGA
- a CDS encoding mycofactocin-coupled SDR family oxidoreductase, whose amino-acid sequence MPDEARRSQDARGEEARDQEARGRLAGKVAFVTGAAGGLGRSHVRRLAEEGADLVVVDICRPVETVPYPQSTPEELDEVVEDVRGLGRRVVARQTDVRDRDALQEAYDAGLDAFGQIDVVVANAGIAPLLVEDRVQAWHDAIAVNLTGTFHTIEVAIPSMVAAERGGSIVIVSSTAGLVGIGGASNGGLGYAASKHGVVGLMRAYANNLAPHSIRVNSVHPTGVATRMVTDPAVIEFVAQDPILSEESPNALPVDTVEAVDVSNAVLWLASDEARYVTGVTLPVDAGFINRR is encoded by the coding sequence ATGCCGGACGAGGCGCGACGCAGCCAGGATGCGCGGGGCGAAGAAGCGCGGGACCAGGAAGCGCGGGGACGCCTCGCGGGCAAGGTCGCCTTCGTGACCGGCGCGGCCGGAGGGCTCGGGCGCAGCCACGTCCGGCGGCTCGCCGAGGAAGGCGCCGACCTGGTCGTCGTGGACATCTGCCGCCCCGTCGAGACCGTGCCCTACCCGCAGTCGACGCCCGAGGAGTTGGACGAAGTCGTCGAGGACGTGCGGGGGCTCGGCCGTCGCGTCGTGGCCCGGCAGACGGACGTGCGCGATCGGGACGCGCTCCAGGAGGCGTACGACGCCGGGCTCGACGCGTTCGGACAGATCGACGTCGTCGTCGCCAACGCCGGGATCGCGCCGCTCCTCGTGGAGGACAGGGTGCAGGCCTGGCACGACGCCATCGCCGTCAACCTCACCGGCACCTTCCACACCATCGAAGTGGCCATCCCCTCGATGGTCGCCGCCGAGCGGGGCGGCTCGATCGTGATCGTCAGCTCCACCGCGGGACTGGTCGGCATCGGCGGTGCGAGCAACGGCGGCCTCGGCTACGCCGCCTCCAAGCACGGTGTGGTCGGGCTGATGCGCGCGTACGCCAACAACCTCGCCCCGCACAGCATCAGGGTGAACTCCGTGCACCCCACCGGCGTGGCCACCCGCATGGTCACCGACCCCGCGGTCATCGAGTTCGTCGCCCAGGACCCGATCCTGTCCGAGGAGTCGCCGAACGCCCTCCCGGTGGACACCGTCGAAGCGGTCGACGTGTCCAACGCCGTCCTGTGGCTGGCCTCGGACGAGGCGCGCTACGTCACGGGGGTCACGCTGCCCGTGGACGCGGGGTTCATCAACCGCCGCTGA
- a CDS encoding DUF6332 family protein has translation MTTETVFALCSAALYAAAAFLLFVLPVLYGWVSGSAKSGCITAAGVAAAAAFVARTVEVLWRFGQRAPEADQRSARSR, from the coding sequence ATGACCACCGAGACCGTCTTCGCGCTGTGCTCCGCGGCGCTGTACGCCGCGGCCGCGTTCCTCCTGTTCGTGCTGCCGGTGCTGTACGGATGGGTGTCCGGCTCGGCGAAGAGCGGATGCATCACTGCGGCGGGAGTCGCGGCGGCCGCGGCGTTCGTCGCCCGGACGGTCGAGGTGCTGTGGCGGTTCGGGCAGCGCGCCCCTGAGGCCGACCAGCGCAGCGCCCGGAGCCGCTGA